The genomic segment ATATAATTTTCCCCCTATAAATATAAGGTACTGTCAAAGTTTTTTATCTAACTAAGGCAGCAACCCTTTAATTTTTCTTATTTTTTATATAAATAACTTGCCACCCCCAAAAAGTTAAGATATTTTATACTTGCAAAACAAAAACACTGAACTAAAAAAGGAGGCAAGCTATTACCATGATTAATAAGTTTCTTCTTGAAACTGTAATTTATCTTATTGAAATTATAAAGTATCTCATGACTTTGCTGGTTGGCAAAAACTTGCTTAAAAGCATTTCGGACGAACCTGTTAAGAAAGAATACCGAAAGCTTCAAGTAGATGATCAACCAATCTTTGATGTTCCCGAAAAACTTAACTATAAGCTTCTAATAGCTGAATATGAGTTTAAGCACGGCAAAGAATTTGCTCCTGTGAAACCTCGCAAAAACAAAGCGTTAGCTCCTAAGGATGTTATCTGTCCTAAGTGTGGTGCTCCACATACCTATCTTTACGATAATAACGGAGGCCGAGGACAATATCTTTGCAAAGTCTGTGATACCACATTCAATCCTAAAAATTACTATCAGAAATCCATAGTGTTAAGATGTCCTCACTGCAGTAAAACACTTGAAAGAATCAAGGCGCGTAAGGATTTCTACGTTTATAAGTGTAAGAATGATAATTGCTCTTTTTACCAAAATAATCTTAAATCAATGACAAAATCTGAAAAACAAGATTTTAAGAAGAATCCTGGTAAGTTCAAAGTTAGATACATATTTAGAGATTTCACTTTTGACTTTAAGCCACTTTCTAAAGAAAGTCCGGTAAAATCAAAGGTTTCTCTTCCAAACATTATGATTTCTTCTTACACCTTAGGACTCATTCTAACTTACTACGTTAACTACGGTTTATCTTCCAGAAAGACAGCTGCATTGCTTAAAGATATTCATGATATTAAAATATCTCATCAAGCAATTTTAAACTATGTTAATGCCGTTTCAATTGTAGTTAAGCCATTTATAGATAACTACGATTATAAACTTTCTGACTCTTTCTGCGGCGATGAAACCTACATAAAAGTTAACGGTAAGTGGAACTATATTTTCTTCTTTTTTGATGCTGTTAAAAAGATTATTCTATCTTACAGAGTATCACCACATAGAGATACCGAAACGGCTGTAAAAGCCATCGATGATGTTCTAAGTAAGTTAAAAGAAATACCTGAAGATCTTAATCTTATAACTGATGGTAACCCTATATATCTTCTTGCACAGCACTTCTTTGCAAGCCATAGTATAAAATTCGATGTTACTCAAGTTATAGGCTTAACCAATAAAGATGAAGTTTCAAAAGAATATAGGCCATTGAAGCAAATTATTGAACGTCTTAACCGAACCTTTAAAGGCAATTATAGAGCTACTACTGGCTTCGGAAGTCCTAACGGGTCGGTTGCATTTGTAACTATGTTTGTGGCATACTTTAACTTTCTAAGACCACATTCTGCCCTTGAAGGCAAAACTCCTGTAATCCTTGAAGAGTTAGAGTCAATGTCCAACATGCCTACTAGATGGTGCAAATTTATTGAACTATCTCAAGACTTTGTTCTAAATAACTGTACAATAACTGCCTAATGATCTAAAGCAGTTGGTGAAACGCACCCTTGACACGCCCACAAAGATAAATGGTAAAATATCTCAATAGGCGGGTCTATTAGTCATGTTCAAAATTATCATTCACCCGTCCTTAACTGCCTAAGACCATTTATCTTTAGGTGTGTCAAGGGCAACTAGCAAACATAATTTAACATTAAATGGTAGTTGGATTGATTTTTCATATATTTTTTACACTACCAAATATAAAACAAAGAGTAACATTCATATCCCCGTTATGACATGTTGCTCTTTATTTCATTTCAAATAATTATTACGTTCACACATAATTTAGTGACATTAATTATCTAAAAATCACAAATTCAATTCTCCCATGCAGTTCAATTTCATAGTCTATCATCTATAGGTTGTTAATTTATAACGTCACAAATCAGCTTATTTATATAACTTTAAATTATCTCCTTGATTTTCAATCCACAAACTTAAAAGCTCTTTTAGATCATCAACCTTTTCTTTATCTGTAGCACTTTCATTAGGTTTAAGTTTTTCAACAACTTTAAACTCGAAAGCACTTTCTCCATAAGCTGCCCAATCTTCCTTTAATTTTTTAGATTTAGTTCTCCCCAAATTCAGCTGAAATTTGATTGATTCAAATGGTTTATATAAATTAGTACATATATCTACGAAAGAATATCCATTAACTGTATTATATATTTGAATTATTCCCATTTCTATTTCTTGTTGTTTATAATTATTTATTATCTCTTTTTTACTCATTTTATCCATAATAACTTCCTCACATTTCTTATAATATTTACTTCCATCATCATTTCTTCCCAAGTATCCATAATCTACTAAGTATCGTCGTATTATCGCATCATCTTCGTAAATAGGCTTGATAATTCTTTTTACTTCAGCTTCCGTATACTCTTTATTTGGTTCAAACAAATTAGCAAACCTTGGTAATAATGCTTTTCTTTTCTCCTCTTTAGCTGGAAAGTTTCTAAGTTTTGGATTGGCCATTTTACTATTCCCATCGTCAGCTAA from the Clostridium beijerinckii genome contains:
- a CDS encoding DDE-type integrase/transposase/recombinase, with translation MINKFLLETVIYLIEIIKYLMTLLVGKNLLKSISDEPVKKEYRKLQVDDQPIFDVPEKLNYKLLIAEYEFKHGKEFAPVKPRKNKALAPKDVICPKCGAPHTYLYDNNGGRGQYLCKVCDTTFNPKNYYQKSIVLRCPHCSKTLERIKARKDFYVYKCKNDNCSFYQNNLKSMTKSEKQDFKKNPGKFKVRYIFRDFTFDFKPLSKESPVKSKVSLPNIMISSYTLGLILTYYVNYGLSSRKTAALLKDIHDIKISHQAILNYVNAVSIVVKPFIDNYDYKLSDSFCGDETYIKVNGKWNYIFFFFDAVKKIILSYRVSPHRDTETAVKAIDDVLSKLKEIPEDLNLITDGNPIYLLAQHFFASHSIKFDVTQVIGLTNKDEVSKEYRPLKQIIERLNRTFKGNYRATTGFGSPNGSVAFVTMFVAYFNFLRPHSALEGKTPVILEELESMSNMPTRWCKFIELSQDFVLNNCTITA
- a CDS encoding DUF2087 domain-containing protein; the encoded protein is MKEFIRDATIDDFKRGYIWDSKKAEFLCLICGKYTGKNSSDISTHTAEHGSPMDRILMLDKKYTGLTEIQKELLEMVSNKYSNKEIGIKLGCAESTVRNMRFALRERARQARAFLAAIELADDGNSKMANPKLRNFPAKEEKRKALLPRFANLFEPNKEYTEAEVKRIIKPIYEDDAIIRRYLVDYGYLGRNDDGSKYYKKCEEVIMDKMSKKEIINNYKQQEIEMGIIQIYNTVNGYSFVDICTNLYKPFESIKFQLNLGRTKSKKLKEDWAAYGESAFEFKVVEKLKPNESATDKEKVDDLKELLSLWIENQGDNLKLYK